The Funiculus sociatus GB2-C1 region AATATGCCCTGATGGACTATTGGGCGTTGCAATAAACGTCACCGCACCGTTTACCGCCACCAATTCTTCAATTGGCAAACGATAATCTTCCCCATAGGGAATTTCGACACGCTCCGCAGGCTGGATATCCGTCAATGTCCGATACAGTACATAAGTCGGCATCGGATAGACGACCTTGCGCCCCAACTCCGCACAAGCACGCACCACAACATTCAGCAATTCATCGCTGCCATTGCTAACAATAATCCACTCAAGCGGAACCTCCAACGCACTAGCGATCGCAAGGCGAAACTCGTTGGCGTAAGGATCTGGGTAACGTCGCAGCCATTCACTATCCAGGTTTCGCAGAACTGCGATCGCATCTGGTGAAGGCGGATAGGGATTTTCGTTGGTGTTCAGTTTGATGATATTTGTCCCAGGCTTGGGCTGTTCGCCGGGAACATAGCCAGTCATCGCCTCAACACTGGGGCGGAAGTAGGTAGTCATGGACTGTGTTGCGTCTAGAAAAAATGAATTATTGGAAGCAGAAACCAGCTAACACAAGCGGTAAGACTATAAAGGCAAACACAATCAGAACAACGGTTCCCTCATCAATGTCGATAGTATTCTTCTGGCGATCGCGCATCTGGCACCTTCTATAAAATCTGCATATTTATTCAGGCTAGGGGATTTTGGTTCCTTTCTCCAAGCCCCATCAGATTGATAATTACTGGCCGCATAACAAGACCTTTGGAAGCTTTATTAATCAACCTTTTGGGGAATCACCCAGAACAAGATAGCAATCTTTATAAATTGCTCTTTGCAAACTCCTCGCACCAGCAATACAATCGGCTGTAGGGTGAGATGTTGCTGAAAGACTCTGTAATTAAGCTCTCATTCCCAAGATTCTGATTTAGAGACGCTGGCGCAAACACCCTCATGCTTCAACCAGAACAAGTAATTCACAATCGTTACCAACTCAAGCAAAAACTAGGACAAACTGCTGGGCGACAAACCTGGCTGGCAGAGGATATATCTGTACCAAATGCTGAACCTGTCGTAGTGAAGTTATTGGCGTTTGGCGATGAGGTGCAATGGGACGACGTGAAATTATTTGAGCGGGAAGCGCAGGTACTCCGACAACTAGCTCATCCCCAAATTCCCAAATACCGGGATTCGTTCTCAGTTGACGATCGCCTGCTCTGGTTTGGGCTAGTGCAAGATTACATCCCCGGTTCCTCCCTCAAGCAATTGCTGGCTCAAGGCAAACGCTATACGGAACAACAGGTACGCCAGATTGCGGCTGACATCCTCCATGTACTGACTTATCTACATGAACTCAGCCCACCCGTCCTGCACCGCGATATTAAGCCCAGTAACTTGATCTGCGGCGAAGGCGATCGCATCTATCTGGTTGATTTTGGTGCGGTACAAGACCGAGCAGCAAGGGAAGGAGCCACTTTTACGGTCGTTGGTACTTACGGCTATGCGCCAATCGAACAGTTTAGCGGACGGGCGGTGGCTGCTTCTGACTTATATGCTTTGGGTGCGACGCTGATCCACTTGCTAACTGGCATTTCTCCATCTGAGTTGCCTCAGAAAGACCTCCGCATTCAGTTTGCCGATCGGGTAAGTCTGACTCCCCGCTTTGTGCAGTGGATTGACAAGCTTGCCGAACCTGATGTAGCAAAACGGTTTCAGACTGCTCGACAGGCGTTAGAGGCATTGCGTGCTGATAGCCGCATTTCCTCAGATGATAAGTCAGCGGCGCGATCGCGTTCTACTTCCCAACACAGCGAACTTGAACCATCTAAGGAGCGATCGCTAACACCTCCATACAATAGCCAAATTGAATTGAATCAAACTGCTGATGAACTGTTGATTACGATTCCTGGCGCAAGCCTCTGGAATCTTTTAATGTTAATTCCGATTGCGATCGCTCTGATTGCCTTTGTCCCAATTGTGACATATTCTATTGCGGTAATCCCTATTGAATTTAGATATATTCTCTTTTTTCTCCTAATTGTTATCACCATTAGCGGAAGCGTTTCTTGGGAATTCTTGCCAACCTTTGTACAGTTTAATCGATCACAGTTCTCCATCTACCAACACCGTTTCGGCTTCACTAGGATGAGGATACGCGGTTCAACGGCGGACATTGAAGATGTGTTCCACACGATGAAAACGGTTCGGAATGGAAAAGAGAAAAGGGTAGTCACGATCCAGACCAACCGTAGAGAATATTTCTTACCTGAAGGAATGAGTAGGGATGAATGTAGCTGGTTAGCTAATGCGATCCAATACTGGCTGGATTTACGCTAATGCTGTTCAGTTAGCGCGATCGCATTCATAGAGGTGAAGGATGAATGGTAGGAGGGAGTGCAGTTGCAAGTTGGTTACATTTGTGCGCCAGGGAACTTCATTTTGAGCATCCGCAATTTGCACAACCCCCTACCTTTACGAGCAAAGATGCCGTTTTGACGACATTACTTTTTGAGTGCCTTTTTCACCAAGTCTGGAATTTGAGAAGGACTGTCTGCTATGGGGATTTTGGCTTGCTTAAAAGCGGCAATTTGGCGCTCTTCGGGGGTTAGTTCAGATGCTAGTCCATCTCGCTGAGAGGCGAACATCATTTCCCGATGCCGAAGACTAATAGCATTCGCGTGACCTATTAGTTTCTTTTGAGATTTACGACCTGCAAGGTAAGCAACTACTGGTTTGTCAAGTTCCTCAACAATGTATTTAGCAGCCGTTTCTTCACAGGGTACACCGATATGATTGACTAAAACAATTGCCTTAGTGTTTTTATCCGCAGCCAAAATTTGCAACCACTGGACAACCGAAGATCCAACAATTGGATCGCTGCCAATACTAACAGCAACCGACTGACCAAGACTTGCTTGTGTCAATTCCCAAGCAACTTCGTAGGCCAGAGTTCCGGTGCGACCAATGATACCGATGTTACCGGGGGTATAAAATTTACTTTCGTGAGTGCCTAGTAAAATTTTCCCTGGAACAATGATGCCTGAAGAGCCGGAACCCAGGACGAGGGTTTTGGTAGCTTCTGCCTTTCTCAGCAGTTTTACCATGTCCAGGGGAGGGATACCACCAGTGATGAGAATAATTTGTCGGATGCCAGAAGCGATCGCTTCTAGTGCTGCATCTAACACCTGATAAGCTGGTACAAAAATAATGCTAGTGTCAATCGCACCGACTTCCACGATTGCCTGTTCTACCAGGTCAAAAACTGGTATGCCGTGCAACAGCTGCCCACCATGTCCGGCGCTCGTTCCGGCGACTATATTTGTACCATAGGATTTCATCCGAGCGGCGTAGATTGAACCTTGTTCTTCCGAGATGCCCTGTACCAGGATTTTATTGTCTGGCGTTACATTCATGTTTTAGCAGTGGACTTTGCTAGAGAGACGGCTTGAGCGATCGCATCCTCCAGGTTATCGATCCAGTTTACAGGCATTGAGGCGAAATGCTCGCTTGAATAATCAATTTCTCCCCCAAGCAGGCGGACGATAAACTGGGGAAGACTTTTTTGATCGTATCTGCGATCGCTTCCACGGGGGCGAAAGCGGCGAGTTGCCTGCGAGGGAACTTCTGGAATATCGTTAACTTTTCGTTGCAGGTAGTTGACAATTGATGAAGCTACTTCTTCATTAACTGCGGCACTACCGACAATATTCACCAGTAAAACTTTGATATTCTTATTTTGAACAAAGCGCTCCAACTCTTGTTCAAGCTTTTCGCCGCGAGATGCTGCACTTAAATCTCCACTTGCCTCTTCACTCACACTCAGGCATAAACGAGGCGAACCGCCAGCGCGAGTTACTAAATCGGCCATTGCGATCGCTAAATCGCTACCATTGCAGAGAATCCCAATGTTGCCGTCTCGATTTACCCAGTTGAGACTTGATTGAGAAGTATTATTGTAAGTTTCTAGCGGCGTTTCTTTAGTCATCTCTGACTCTGGCATTTCTGCTGCCAGCATTGCCAGATCCGGGTGACGGTTGAAAGCAGCATCGTTAACAGTAATTTTGCCATCCAGCGCCATCACTTCACCTGTGGCACTAACACCCAGAGGATTGATTTCCAATCCATCCAAGTCTTTTTGGACAAACAGCTGGTACATTTTTTCTAAAATGCAGCTGACCGATCCGATAAGATTACCTTTGAGTCCCATTTTCACCGCGAGACGGCGGGCATAGAAAGGGGAAAATTCCTCCTCGACTATAACTTGCTGCATTTGCTCCATCACTGCTTCCACATTCATTCCTCCCTGAGAGGAACCTAACAGCACTGGGCGACGAGCGTTATAGTCTAGTGTTACTGCCAGATAGAATTCACGGGTGACATCATATTTTGCTTCTGCCAGCAATACTTGGGGATACTCACCCAGAATTGGCAGATTAAAAATTGCTTGAGCAGCTGCGATCGCATCTATGGTATTTTCTGCAAATCGCACACCCCCAACTCTACCCCGTCCACCAGCACGCACTTGAGATTTTAGGACGACCGGATAGGGAATCTGTAACCTTTTCAAATCTCTCGTATGGTCGATGCGTTGCGAGGGCAAAACTGGAATGCCCATTTCGCGAAATAATTCTTTAGCTTGGTATTCTAATAAATCCATAAGTTGGGGATTGAGGATTGGGAATTGGGGATTAGGGATTGGGGATTGGGAATTGGGAAATTGGGAATTGGGAAATTGGGAATTGGAAGGAATCTTACCCAGTCCCTTGTCTCCAATACCTAGTCCCCAGCCCCCAGTCCCCAATCCCCAGTTCCCAGCCCCTAACCCCTGTTTTGCCAGTCTTTGGCGACTTCATTAATGCCGTAGAAACGCTTCCAGAAAGCATCAACAGCTCTGGTGGGTAAAAC contains the following coding sequences:
- a CDS encoding succinate--CoA ligase subunit alpha — protein: MNVTPDNKILVQGISEEQGSIYAARMKSYGTNIVAGTSAGHGGQLLHGIPVFDLVEQAIVEVGAIDTSIIFVPAYQVLDAALEAIASGIRQIILITGGIPPLDMVKLLRKAEATKTLVLGSGSSGIIVPGKILLGTHESKFYTPGNIGIIGRTGTLAYEVAWELTQASLGQSVAVSIGSDPIVGSSVVQWLQILAADKNTKAIVLVNHIGVPCEETAAKYIVEELDKPVVAYLAGRKSQKKLIGHANAISLRHREMMFASQRDGLASELTPEERQIAAFKQAKIPIADSPSQIPDLVKKALKK
- a CDS encoding serine/threonine protein kinase, which produces MLQPEQVIHNRYQLKQKLGQTAGRQTWLAEDISVPNAEPVVVKLLAFGDEVQWDDVKLFEREAQVLRQLAHPQIPKYRDSFSVDDRLLWFGLVQDYIPGSSLKQLLAQGKRYTEQQVRQIAADILHVLTYLHELSPPVLHRDIKPSNLICGEGDRIYLVDFGAVQDRAAREGATFTVVGTYGYAPIEQFSGRAVAASDLYALGATLIHLLTGISPSELPQKDLRIQFADRVSLTPRFVQWIDKLAEPDVAKRFQTARQALEALRADSRISSDDKSAARSRSTSQHSELEPSKERSLTPPYNSQIELNQTADELLITIPGASLWNLLMLIPIAIALIAFVPIVTYSIAVIPIEFRYILFFLLIVITISGSVSWEFLPTFVQFNRSQFSIYQHRFGFTRMRIRGSTADIEDVFHTMKTVRNGKEKRVVTIQTNRREYFLPEGMSRDECSWLANAIQYWLDLR
- a CDS encoding ATP-grasp domain-containing protein encodes the protein MDLLEYQAKELFREMGIPVLPSQRIDHTRDLKRLQIPYPVVLKSQVRAGGRGRVGGVRFAENTIDAIAAAQAIFNLPILGEYPQVLLAEAKYDVTREFYLAVTLDYNARRPVLLGSSQGGMNVEAVMEQMQQVIVEEEFSPFYARRLAVKMGLKGNLIGSVSCILEKMYQLFVQKDLDGLEINPLGVSATGEVMALDGKITVNDAAFNRHPDLAMLAAEMPESEMTKETPLETYNNTSQSSLNWVNRDGNIGILCNGSDLAIAMADLVTRAGGSPRLCLSVSEEASGDLSAASRGEKLEQELERFVQNKNIKVLLVNIVGSAAVNEEVASSIVNYLQRKVNDIPEVPSQATRRFRPRGSDRRYDQKSLPQFIVRLLGGEIDYSSEHFASMPVNWIDNLEDAIAQAVSLAKSTAKT